The Prevotella melaninogenica ATCC 25845 genome includes a window with the following:
- a CDS encoding YfhO family protein, translating into MKTWKRFLPDVLVVVLFAVISFAYFFVPVTQGKILYRHDASAGVGSAQEMTEYQNRTGEATRWTNAIFGGMPTYQMSPSYQSTDGLSQVMNAYHLWLPDNVWFLFVYLLGFYILLRAFDFRQSLAALGSIMWAFSSYFLIIIAAGHLWKVMALAYLPPMIAGIVLAYRGRYLSGFIVTAIFTAFEVKANHVQMTYYYLFIVLFMVIGYLVQAVRQKQLVGFLKASGVLAVAALIGILINLSSLYHTWEYQKESMRGKSELLKADGANQTSSGLDRDYITQWSYGIDETMTLLVPDAKGGASVPLSQSSTAMSKVDPQIQSMIPQLYDAFPQYFGTQPGTSGPVYVGAFVLFLFILGLFLVKGTMKWALLAATILSVLLSWGHNFMGFTNFFLDYIPMYAKFRTVASILVIAEFTIPLLAALTLKRLVDEPELLGQKMKYAYISLGLTAGVALLVAVFPDMMGPFVSDQERQMINSIQGMDSNTAGTILANVSAMRAAMVSSDAWRSVIVILIGFALLFAYKMKKLRADYMVAGLLVLCLVDMWQVDKRYLNDEMFVPKSERDMPQQPTAADLEINKDKSLDYRVLNFASNTFNENETSYFHKSIGGYHPAKLRRYQEMIDAYIAPEMQKTMQAIAAAGGNMQAVDGVKTFPVLNMLNTKYFILPLQGGTTAPIQNPYAQGNGWFVNKLNYVDDANAEYAEVGKIDVRHEAVADKKFEAALGQAKVNDSTAIVKLDKYEPNNLQYTVNSKNGGVVVFSEIYYPGWTATIDGQPAELGRVNYILRAVSVKPGKHTVVLDFHPTSISTTETIAYIAIVILLLAIAGAGYMEWRKKK; encoded by the coding sequence ATGAAAACTTGGAAAAGATTTCTACCCGATGTACTGGTAGTCGTGTTGTTTGCGGTCATCTCGTTCGCTTACTTCTTCGTACCGGTCACTCAGGGTAAGATTCTCTATCGCCACGATGCCTCAGCAGGTGTCGGTTCGGCACAGGAAATGACAGAGTATCAGAACCGTACTGGTGAGGCAACACGCTGGACAAACGCTATCTTCGGTGGTATGCCTACCTATCAGATGTCACCATCGTATCAGTCAACAGACGGACTGTCGCAGGTGATGAACGCTTACCACCTTTGGTTGCCCGACAATGTATGGTTTCTTTTTGTCTATCTCTTAGGCTTTTATATTCTGTTGCGAGCCTTTGACTTCCGACAGTCGTTGGCGGCATTGGGTAGTATCATGTGGGCTTTCTCGTCCTATTTCCTCATCATCATTGCTGCCGGTCACCTCTGGAAGGTAATGGCATTGGCTTATCTTCCACCAATGATTGCCGGTATTGTCTTGGCTTATCGAGGACGTTACTTGTCGGGATTCATCGTGACGGCTATCTTCACCGCCTTTGAGGTGAAAGCCAACCACGTGCAGATGACATATTACTATCTCTTTATCGTCCTCTTTATGGTCATTGGCTATCTCGTTCAAGCCGTTCGCCAGAAGCAACTCGTGGGTTTCCTCAAGGCTTCGGGCGTATTGGCTGTAGCGGCATTGATTGGTATATTAATCAATCTCTCAAGCCTTTACCACACATGGGAGTATCAGAAAGAGAGTATGCGTGGCAAAAGTGAGTTGCTGAAGGCTGATGGCGCGAACCAGACAAGCTCTGGTCTTGATCGCGACTATATCACGCAGTGGAGTTATGGTATTGATGAGACAATGACCTTACTCGTACCTGATGCAAAGGGTGGTGCGAGTGTTCCATTGAGCCAAAGCAGTACGGCTATGTCGAAGGTTGACCCACAGATACAGTCAATGATTCCACAGCTCTATGACGCTTTCCCACAGTATTTCGGTACACAGCCGGGTACGAGCGGACCAGTTTACGTGGGTGCCTTCGTGCTTTTCCTCTTCATCTTAGGACTTTTCTTGGTGAAGGGTACGATGAAGTGGGCACTCTTAGCAGCTACAATCCTCTCCGTTCTTCTCTCATGGGGTCATAACTTCATGGGCTTTACCAACTTCTTCCTCGATTACATCCCGATGTATGCGAAGTTCCGAACGGTGGCAAGTATCCTTGTTATCGCTGAGTTCACCATCCCGCTCTTGGCAGCACTGACCTTAAAACGCCTTGTTGACGAGCCTGAACTCTTAGGACAGAAGATGAAGTATGCTTATATCAGCCTTGGTTTGACAGCGGGTGTAGCCCTTTTAGTGGCTGTATTCCCAGACATGATGGGTCCGTTTGTCAGCGATCAGGAACGCCAGATGATTAATAGTATTCAGGGCATGGACAGCAATACAGCAGGAACAATCCTCGCGAATGTCTCTGCGATGCGTGCTGCAATGGTCAGCTCTGATGCTTGGCGTTCGGTTATCGTTATCCTTATCGGCTTTGCGCTGCTCTTCGCTTATAAGATGAAGAAGTTGCGTGCCGACTATATGGTGGCTGGTCTTTTGGTGCTTTGCCTCGTTGATATGTGGCAGGTGGACAAGCGTTACCTCAATGACGAGATGTTCGTACCAAAGAGTGAGCGCGATATGCCACAGCAACCAACAGCAGCCGACCTTGAGATTAATAAGGACAAGAGCCTCGACTATCGTGTGCTGAACTTTGCTTCAAATACATTCAACGAGAACGAGACTTCTTACTTCCATAAGAGTATCGGTGGTTATCACCCTGCTAAGCTCCGTCGTTATCAGGAGATGATTGATGCTTACATCGCTCCAGAGATGCAGAAGACGATGCAGGCGATTGCTGCTGCAGGTGGTAACATGCAGGCGGTTGATGGCGTGAAGACCTTCCCTGTATTGAATATGCTGAACACGAAGTACTTTATCCTTCCACTGCAGGGTGGCACAACGGCACCAATACAGAACCCATATGCACAGGGCAACGGCTGGTTTGTCAATAAGCTCAACTATGTTGACGATGCCAACGCTGAATATGCTGAGGTGGGTAAGATTGACGTGCGCCATGAGGCGGTAGCTGATAAGAAGTTTGAGGCGGCTTTAGGTCAGGCGAAGGTGAACGATTCTACTGCAATCGTGAAGCTCGATAAGTATGAGCCTAACAACCTGCAATACACTGTCAACTCTAAGAATGGTGGTGTTGTTGTCTTCTCTGAGATCTACTATCCGGGTTGGACAGCCACTATCGACGGTCAGCCTGCAGAGCTGGGACGTGTTAACTATATCCTCCGTGCAGTAAGCGTGAAGCCGGGTAAGCATACCGTAGTCCTCGACTTCCACCCAACAAGTATCTCTACTACTGAGACCATCGCTTACATTGCGATTGTTATCTTGCTCTTGGCGATTGCGGGTGCAGGGTATATGGAGTGGAGGAAGAAGAAGTAG
- a CDS encoding 5'-methylthioadenosine/adenosylhomocysteine nucleosidase, which translates to MKIGIIVAMDKEFAQLKAILSNTETKHFNHKDFVTGRLGDKEIILQQCGIGKVNSAIGAVEMINHYHPDLVISSGCAGGADTSLEVTDVVVATECAYHDAYCGDEVAYGQIIGMPARFKAPTELIEKALSLNNLPDCKDLHVKAGLTVSGEWFVNSREKMQQIMDHFPEATAVDMESCSIAQVCHIYQTPFVSFRVISDVPLKDNKASQYYDFWERIANGSFEVTRHFIEAIHNS; encoded by the coding sequence ATGAAAATAGGAATCATCGTTGCGATGGACAAAGAGTTCGCGCAACTTAAAGCAATTCTTTCCAACACCGAGACGAAACATTTTAATCATAAAGACTTCGTTACGGGACGGTTGGGAGATAAGGAAATCATTCTGCAGCAGTGTGGTATCGGTAAGGTAAACTCTGCCATCGGTGCTGTAGAGATGATTAATCATTACCACCCTGACCTTGTTATCTCAAGTGGTTGTGCGGGTGGAGCCGACACTTCATTGGAGGTTACTGATGTGGTGGTGGCAACGGAGTGTGCTTACCACGATGCCTACTGTGGCGATGAGGTAGCTTACGGTCAGATTATCGGTATGCCTGCTCGCTTCAAGGCTCCTACGGAGTTGATTGAAAAGGCGCTGTCGTTGAACAACCTACCTGATTGTAAGGACCTGCATGTCAAGGCAGGACTGACCGTCAGTGGCGAGTGGTTTGTTAACTCACGTGAGAAGATGCAACAGATTATGGACCACTTCCCAGAAGCAACAGCCGTAGACATGGAGAGTTGTTCTATTGCGCAGGTCTGCCACATCTATCAAACCCCCTTCGTCTCCTTCCGTGTCATCAGCGATGTTCCGCTCAAAGACAATAAAGCCAGCCAGTACTACGACTTCTGGGAGCGCATCGCCAACGGCAGCTTTGAGGTGACAAGGCACTTTATAGAGGCAATTCATAATTCATAA
- a CDS encoding S-ribosylhomocysteine lyase: MNSELNKIPSFTIDHERLLRGIYVSRKDEVGGETVTTFDIRMKEPNREPVLHVGAIHAIEHLAATFLRNDDEWKDRVIYWGPMGCLTGNYLILRGDLESKEIVDLMRRTFQFVADFEGEIPGAAPRDCGNYLLHDLPMAKWESRKFLTEVLDNITDANLVYPEK, encoded by the coding sequence ATGAATTCTGAATTAAACAAGATTCCTTCTTTTACCATTGACCACGAGCGTTTGCTGCGTGGCATTTATGTGAGTCGTAAGGACGAAGTGGGTGGCGAGACCGTTACCACCTTCGACATCCGTATGAAAGAACCAAATCGTGAGCCAGTGTTGCACGTCGGTGCTATCCACGCTATTGAACACTTGGCTGCCACCTTCCTCCGTAATGACGACGAGTGGAAAGACCGTGTTATCTATTGGGGTCCAATGGGCTGTCTGACTGGTAACTACCTCATCCTTCGTGGCGACCTTGAGTCGAAAGAGATTGTCGACCTCATGCGCCGCACCTTCCAATTCGTTGCCGACTTCGAGGGTGAAATCCCCGGTGCTGCTCCACGCGACTGTGGTAACTACCTGCTCCACGACCTGCCTATGGCAAAGTGGGAGTCACGTAAGTTCCTCACCGAGGTGCTGGACAATATCACCGATGCTAATCTCGTTTATCCGGAAAAGTAG
- a CDS encoding outer membrane beta-barrel protein, whose protein sequence is MKTFCTALILLCLTVCISAQTSDNTITIEGRVQDFVTHVDVPGCLVEVLNANDSSIVASTKALEEYQNGEQSWKTSEYRITIPRKEGDYILRVTEDGFIPTYVTLPLHHFYKREVSREVGTIFLKRPKTVDLKEVVVKATKVKFYHKGDTIVYNADAFQLGEGSMLDALIRQLPGAELSKDGRIYVNGKFVESLLLNGKDFFRGDNTVMLENLPTYMVNQVKVYDRLGENSLFLGQEVAGDKKYVMDVQLKKQYNIGWVGNVETGGGTKERYLARLFAMRFTDHSRLAVYGNMNNLNDDRKPGENDNWSPSDLFGGLTQQQLGGLDYNIDARSGKYKLSGNAQVRHADNTIVNNTNRTNFLANGDTYDRMVANNRNHNFSLSTDHQFYFEFKNANLNIKPRFNYQYYNNKSGYSSLTLNRSFTSFSKAQLDSLYTPVIGRELIRTAINRNLRNGLSIGHSLEGSVSMESLIKFKHSPDHITLYADASLRHANENSFDRNRIDYYTNGLQSNTDFRNRYFNNRPDHGYSMTGKVTYSYLVKRGLFFDFSYKYNRTTSNRYSSLYRLDQLADWGINSEHELGILPSVDAYNRVMDIHNSYDSRQTDNTHTLGAFLVWNKKTTKSEWWAQLVPNLSLLSRTMHYHSGNVDTTFTKRSILYNMNSTFIRWRSTDHKYEFMFQYHVNGQAPDMNLFVNILNTTDPLNVTMGNTNLKPSYKHELISHFLRIYPKKGLMWLIEAQYIPTVNAIAMGYTYDKATGQRTFRPDNVNGNWRGQLALGGAGPLTKNRKLDFKAMAGLRYEKSVDLIGLAGTSASNRSIVESLNYVGDLQLNYRLGQSSIGFISKGNWAHVDGTREDFEAFNVSDFNYGLTAQLQLPWDFRLGTDLTMYSRRGYLDKSMNSDDLVWNARLSRSFFKGQLTLLLDGFDILGQLNNVTRTMNAQGITETYSNVIPRYVMLHAVYHFNIIPKKK, encoded by the coding sequence ATGAAAACCTTTTGTACAGCTTTAATTTTGTTATGCCTTACCGTCTGCATATCAGCACAAACCTCAGACAATACTATTACCATTGAAGGTAGAGTGCAAGACTTTGTTACTCATGTAGATGTCCCTGGCTGCTTAGTTGAAGTGCTAAATGCTAATGACAGCTCAATCGTTGCTTCAACGAAGGCTCTTGAAGAATATCAGAATGGCGAACAGAGCTGGAAAACATCTGAATATAGGATAACGATTCCACGTAAGGAGGGTGATTATATCCTTCGCGTTACCGAAGATGGTTTTATACCTACCTACGTAACCTTACCACTGCATCACTTTTATAAGCGAGAGGTAAGCAGAGAAGTTGGTACCATCTTTCTGAAACGACCGAAAACAGTAGACTTAAAGGAGGTGGTTGTTAAGGCTACAAAGGTGAAGTTCTATCATAAAGGCGACACGATTGTTTATAATGCCGACGCATTCCAGTTAGGTGAAGGCTCTATGCTCGATGCCCTTATTCGTCAGTTGCCCGGTGCTGAACTAAGCAAGGATGGACGCATATATGTTAATGGAAAGTTTGTTGAGAGTTTACTTCTCAATGGAAAAGATTTTTTCCGTGGAGATAATACTGTTATGTTAGAGAATCTACCTACTTATATGGTAAACCAAGTAAAGGTGTATGACCGTCTTGGTGAAAATAGTCTTTTTCTCGGGCAAGAGGTGGCAGGAGACAAGAAATACGTGATGGATGTTCAACTGAAAAAGCAATACAACATTGGATGGGTAGGTAATGTGGAAACTGGTGGAGGGACAAAGGAACGCTACTTGGCTCGTCTGTTTGCTATGCGGTTTACTGATCACTCCCGTTTGGCTGTCTATGGAAATATGAACAATCTAAACGACGATCGTAAGCCCGGTGAGAATGACAATTGGTCGCCTTCTGATCTTTTTGGTGGGTTGACACAGCAACAGTTAGGAGGTCTTGACTATAATATAGATGCACGCAGTGGTAAGTATAAACTTAGTGGAAATGCACAGGTTAGGCATGCTGATAACACGATAGTAAATAACACTAATCGTACAAATTTCCTTGCTAACGGAGATACATACGACCGTATGGTAGCTAATAATAGAAATCACAATTTTTCTCTCTCCACCGATCATCAGTTTTATTTTGAGTTTAAGAATGCCAACTTGAATATCAAGCCACGTTTTAACTACCAATATTATAACAATAAAAGCGGATATTCTTCGCTGACGCTTAATCGTAGTTTTACGTCTTTCTCAAAGGCGCAGTTGGATAGTTTGTACACACCAGTGATAGGCAGGGAGTTGATTCGCACAGCCATTAACAGAAATCTTCGCAATGGATTATCAATTGGACATTCTTTAGAAGGTTCGGTTTCGATGGAGTCGTTAATTAAGTTCAAGCATTCTCCCGACCATATCACCCTTTATGCTGACGCTTCTTTGAGGCATGCTAATGAGAATAGCTTTGACCGTAACCGCATTGATTATTATACCAATGGTCTGCAAAGTAATACAGACTTCCGCAATCGATATTTCAACAACCGTCCTGACCACGGCTACAGCATGACAGGTAAAGTGACTTACAGCTATTTAGTAAAGCGTGGCTTGTTCTTCGACTTTAGTTATAAATACAATCGGACTACCTCAAACCGATATTCTTCACTCTATCGTCTTGACCAGTTAGCAGATTGGGGAATTAATTCAGAGCACGAGCTTGGAATACTCCCTTCTGTGGATGCTTATAACAGAGTAATGGATATTCATAATAGTTATGACAGCAGGCAGACGGATAATACCCATACCCTCGGTGCCTTTCTTGTATGGAATAAGAAAACGACGAAGTCGGAGTGGTGGGCACAGCTTGTACCTAATTTATCGCTGCTTTCACGGACGATGCATTATCATAGTGGAAATGTAGATACGACTTTTACGAAACGTTCTATACTTTACAATATGAATAGTACGTTCATCAGATGGCGTAGTACTGATCACAAATATGAATTCATGTTTCAATATCATGTGAACGGGCAAGCTCCAGACATGAACCTGTTTGTAAACATCCTCAATACCACTGATCCATTAAACGTAACAATGGGTAATACCAACTTGAAACCATCCTATAAGCACGAACTTATATCACACTTCCTACGTATATATCCGAAAAAAGGGCTGATGTGGTTAATAGAGGCTCAATATATCCCCACTGTTAACGCTATTGCTATGGGCTATACCTACGACAAGGCTACAGGACAGCGAACATTCAGACCAGACAATGTGAATGGTAATTGGCGAGGTCAGCTTGCTTTAGGTGGTGCTGGACCATTGACCAAAAATCGCAAGTTGGATTTTAAAGCTATGGCTGGATTAAGATATGAGAAGAGTGTCGACCTTATTGGTTTGGCAGGCACGTCTGCATCTAATAGGAGCATAGTAGAATCGTTAAACTACGTTGGTGATTTACAGTTGAACTATAGGCTTGGGCAATCTTCCATTGGTTTCATTAGTAAAGGAAACTGGGCACATGTCGATGGTACTCGTGAAGACTTTGAGGCATTTAATGTGAGTGATTTCAATTACGGCTTAACAGCACAATTACAGTTGCCATGGGATTTCCGACTTGGGACAGACCTGACAATGTATAGTCGCCGAGGTTATTTAGATAAGTCGATGAATAGCGATGATTTGGTGTGGAACGCCCGTCTGTCACGCTCATTCTTCAAAGGACAGCTTACCTTATTGCTTGATGGCTTCGACATTCTTGGTCAGCTGAATAATGTCACACGGACGATGAATGCACAAGGAATCACAGAAACTTACAGTAATGTTATTCCCCGCTACGTGATGCTACATGCCGTCTATCACTTCAATATTATTCCTAAGAAAAAATGA
- a CDS encoding TetR/AcrR family transcriptional regulator, with protein MAEEENKPKRYRRTNVNIQADIVKAAESLIKKKGFASMLVTELIKKAKIEPLVFYNRYDNLSEFYDEFVKRYDYWFKDVLTDIPFPTDSELGYIDIFKDVHKSLQDKSVMLELLRWEIAEGNETTVRTAMLREMHTLPLVNTYKGKFKDIDISAISALIIGGIYYLNLHRDRSKFADIDLKTEQGRKRIEKALEELGHMIFHYHEANDYKQVVAKRMKENGINDEIIKKCLD; from the coding sequence ATGGCAGAAGAAGAAAATAAACCCAAAAGATACAGAAGGACAAACGTCAACATACAGGCTGACATTGTCAAGGCAGCAGAAAGTCTTATCAAGAAAAAAGGCTTTGCATCAATGTTGGTGACAGAACTCATTAAAAAAGCCAAAATAGAACCGCTTGTTTTCTATAACAGATATGATAATCTTAGCGAATTTTATGATGAATTCGTTAAGAGATACGACTATTGGTTTAAGGATGTCCTGACTGATATTCCATTTCCTACTGATTCCGAATTAGGTTATATCGACATCTTCAAGGATGTGCATAAGTCACTTCAAGACAAATCCGTAATGCTGGAATTACTGCGTTGGGAAATAGCAGAAGGAAATGAAACTACGGTTCGTACAGCTATGCTTAGGGAAATGCACACATTACCTCTTGTCAATACTTACAAAGGGAAATTTAAGGATATAGATATATCTGCTATATCTGCATTGATTATTGGGGGAATATATTACCTTAATCTCCACCGTGATAGATCGAAATTTGCCGATATTGATTTGAAGACCGAGCAAGGCAGGAAACGTATTGAAAAAGCTTTGGAGGAACTTGGACACATGATATTCCACTACCATGAAGCAAATGATTATAAACAAGTTGTGGCTAAAAGAATGAAAGAAAATGGCATCAACGATGAAATCATAAAAAAGTGTTTGGATTAA
- a CDS encoding GLPGLI family protein translates to MKTYHKLLLLILLLPFCGNISAQQKQGKATLPSPFEYGIRNMKKVGTSKIRIRYAFQAQDLNDMDTWIDCGQLLTDGKLTQYSSYFLSESNKALLNWMKEHADAGFYPSELNLRGRMKDYWTEYQYSQIFVHGNELTEWAVMPLVESQQWRYKESYPSMKWTLGKDKKNICGYECQSATCHWRGRDYVAWFTQQIPLRSGPWKFGGLPGLIMKVYDTKNLYTWEAVGVENGEFPILQLDEKKFKDTTRANVWKMQRDYNVKFNELFGRFNAQGQPITKRYPYNQLELE, encoded by the coding sequence ATGAAAACCTATCACAAACTATTACTCTTAATATTACTCCTACCATTTTGTGGTAATATATCTGCCCAGCAAAAACAAGGTAAGGCAACACTTCCTTCACCCTTCGAATATGGAATAAGGAATATGAAAAAAGTTGGGACGAGTAAAATCCGTATCAGGTATGCTTTTCAAGCACAAGATTTGAATGATATGGATACGTGGATTGACTGTGGACAACTTCTTACAGATGGCAAACTGACTCAATATTCAAGTTATTTCCTTTCTGAAAGTAATAAAGCTTTATTAAACTGGATGAAAGAGCATGCTGATGCAGGCTTTTATCCCAGTGAGCTAAATCTGAGAGGCAGGATGAAGGATTATTGGACAGAATACCAGTATTCTCAAATCTTCGTTCATGGCAATGAGTTAACAGAGTGGGCTGTAATGCCTTTGGTAGAATCACAGCAATGGAGATATAAGGAATCCTACCCATCTATGAAATGGACACTTGGGAAGGATAAGAAAAATATTTGCGGATATGAATGCCAGAGTGCCACATGTCATTGGCGAGGTCGCGACTATGTAGCTTGGTTTACACAACAAATACCCTTGAGGTCTGGTCCATGGAAGTTTGGAGGATTACCCGGTCTTATTATGAAAGTGTATGATACAAAAAATCTCTACACATGGGAGGCAGTTGGTGTGGAAAATGGAGAATTTCCTATTTTGCAATTGGATGAAAAGAAATTCAAAGATACTACTCGTGCAAATGTTTGGAAAATGCAACGTGATTATAACGTGAAGTTTAATGAACTGTTTGGTAGATTTAATGCACAAGGTCAGCCTATTACAAAACGTTATCCTTATAATCAACTGGAATTAGAATGA
- a CDS encoding OmpA family protein, with protein sequence MKNMKMMAAGMCLLTVVSCQTKQGTGALIGGGGGAALGGIVGQIIGRNGKSTAIGAAIGGAIGAGAGALIGRHMDKVAREAAQQLPNARVDKVTDANGLDCVKVTFDSGILFPLNGSNLSASAKNDLTKFASLMQRNSNCDVAIQGYTDASGNDNINLPLSQRRADAVSSYLKGRGVSSRQIRSVQGFGSANPIENKTVSQANRRVEVYLYASSEMVRQANNGSL encoded by the coding sequence ATGAAGAATATGAAAATGATGGCAGCAGGAATGTGTCTCCTCACTGTCGTAAGTTGTCAGACAAAGCAAGGTACAGGTGCATTAATCGGAGGTGGCGGTGGTGCAGCATTAGGCGGTATCGTCGGTCAGATTATAGGTCGTAATGGTAAGAGTACAGCTATTGGTGCAGCTATCGGTGGTGCAATAGGTGCTGGTGCAGGTGCCCTCATCGGTCGTCACATGGACAAGGTAGCACGCGAGGCAGCACAGCAGTTGCCAAATGCACGTGTCGACAAGGTGACAGATGCTAATGGTTTAGACTGTGTGAAGGTTACCTTCGACTCTGGTATCCTCTTCCCATTGAACGGTTCAAACCTCAGCGCATCAGCTAAGAACGACCTCACAAAGTTCGCTTCTTTGATGCAGCGCAACTCTAACTGTGACGTTGCTATCCAGGGTTACACTGATGCTTCTGGTAACGACAACATCAACCTCCCATTGTCACAGCGTCGTGCTGATGCGGTATCATCTTACCTCAAGGGTCGTGGTGTAAGCAGCCGTCAGATTCGTTCAGTACAGGGCTTCGGTAGTGCCAACCCTATCGAGAACAAGACAGTTAGTCAGGCTAACCGCCGTGTAGAGGTTTACCTCTATGCATCATCTGAGATGGTTCGTCAGGCAAACAACGGTTCATTGTAA
- the proS gene encoding proline--tRNA ligase, translating into MAKELKEMTKRADNYSQWYNDLVIKADLIEQSAVRGCMVIKPYGYAIWEKIQAQLDKMFKETGVQNAYFPMLIPKSFLSREAEHVKGFAKECAVVTHYRLKATEDGNAVQVDPNAKLEEELIIRPTSETIIWNTYKNWIHSWRDLPLMCNQWCNVMRWEMRTRPFLRTSEFLWQEGHTAHATREEAEKEAQTMLRVYADFAEKWLAVPVVQGVKSETERFAGALDTYTIEAMMQDGKALQSGTSHFLGQNFAKSFDVTFLNKENKPEYVWATSWGVSTRLIGALIMTHSDDNGLVLPPKIAPIQVVIVPIFKGEEQLKALTDKLQPVIDQLRALGITVKYDDADNKRPGFKFADYELKGVPVRLAMGGRDLENNTIEVMRRDTLEKESVSFDGIVERIKNLLDEIQDNIFKKAKDFRDAHIYECENYEEFKEKVKDGGFFLCHWDGTEETEAKIKEDTQATIRCVPYMFEQTPGVDMVSGKPAKYRVIIARSY; encoded by the coding sequence ATGGCAAAAGAACTAAAAGAGATGACCAAGAGAGCAGACAACTACTCTCAATGGTACAATGACTTGGTAATAAAGGCAGACTTGATTGAGCAGTCTGCCGTACGTGGTTGTATGGTTATCAAGCCATACGGCTATGCTATCTGGGAGAAGATTCAGGCACAGCTTGACAAGATGTTTAAGGAGACAGGTGTACAGAATGCTTACTTCCCAATGCTGATTCCTAAGAGCTTCCTCTCTCGTGAGGCTGAGCACGTAAAGGGATTTGCCAAGGAGTGTGCCGTGGTTACTCACTATCGTCTGAAGGCTACAGAGGATGGCAATGCAGTGCAGGTTGACCCTAACGCAAAGTTGGAGGAAGAGCTGATTATCCGTCCTACCAGTGAGACAATCATTTGGAATACCTATAAAAACTGGATTCACTCTTGGCGCGATCTGCCATTGATGTGCAACCAGTGGTGTAATGTTATGCGTTGGGAGATGCGTACGCGTCCTTTCCTCCGCACATCTGAGTTCCTCTGGCAGGAGGGTCACACGGCTCACGCTACACGTGAGGAGGCTGAGAAGGAGGCACAGACCATGTTGCGTGTCTATGCTGACTTCGCTGAGAAGTGGCTTGCTGTCCCTGTCGTACAGGGTGTGAAGAGTGAGACTGAGCGTTTCGCTGGTGCGTTGGATACCTATACGATTGAGGCAATGATGCAGGACGGTAAGGCTCTCCAGAGTGGTACTTCTCACTTCTTGGGTCAGAACTTCGCTAAGTCATTCGACGTCACCTTCCTTAATAAGGAGAACAAGCCAGAGTATGTATGGGCTACCTCATGGGGTGTTAGTACCCGATTGATTGGTGCGCTCATCATGACCCACTCTGACGATAACGGTCTCGTTCTTCCTCCAAAGATTGCACCTATTCAGGTGGTTATTGTACCAATCTTCAAGGGTGAGGAGCAGTTGAAGGCGCTCACCGACAAGTTGCAGCCAGTGATCGATCAGCTCCGCGCGTTGGGTATCACCGTTAAGTATGACGATGCCGACAACAAGCGTCCGGGCTTTAAGTTTGCTGACTACGAGTTGAAGGGTGTGCCAGTACGCCTCGCAATGGGTGGTCGTGACTTGGAGAACAACACTATCGAGGTGATGCGTCGCGACACATTAGAGAAGGAGAGCGTAAGCTTTGACGGCATTGTTGAGCGTATCAAGAACCTCCTCGACGAGATTCAGGACAACATCTTCAAGAAGGCTAAGGACTTCCGTGATGCTCACATCTACGAGTGTGAGAACTATGAGGAGTTCAAGGAGAAGGTGAAGGACGGCGGTTTCTTCCTCTGCCACTGGGATGGTACTGAGGAGACTGAGGCGAAGATTAAGGAAGACACGCAGGCAACTATCCGTTGTGTCCCTTATATGTTCGAGCAGACACCGGGCGTCGACATGGTAAGCGGCAAGCCTGCTAAGTATCGTGTCATCATCGCAAGATCATACTAA